A stretch of Sphingomicrobium flavum DNA encodes these proteins:
- a CDS encoding outer membrane protein, whose translation MQKAIIAALATTTMLATPAVARDNTWYVGLDGGVMVVEDTNIDLVDGNDVFEDAFRLDYDTGADFDLRAGYDFGGVRGEIELGYKSADTSIINIDLPPEASDFSQLETNGDVEVLSAMINVLLDFGDDDGWGASVGGGLGLARISHDVALTQDTAFDDIDGTLAWQVLAEVRKAISPNLDLGVKYRFFSTGDFSYDDLGPTLDADGYRSHSLLGSLVYNFAAPPPPPPPPPPPPPPPPPPPATQTCPDGSVILATEACPAPPPPPPPPPPPPVVERG comes from the coding sequence ATGCAAAAGGCAATTATTGCTGCACTCGCCACCACGACCATGCTTGCCACGCCTGCTGTCGCTCGCGACAACACGTGGTATGTGGGGCTCGACGGTGGTGTTATGGTCGTCGAAGACACCAACATCGATCTCGTCGATGGCAATGACGTGTTTGAAGACGCGTTCCGCCTGGACTATGACACGGGCGCCGATTTCGATCTGCGTGCCGGTTATGACTTTGGCGGCGTGCGCGGTGAAATCGAGCTCGGTTACAAGAGCGCCGACACCAGCATCATCAACATCGACCTTCCGCCCGAAGCTAGCGACTTCAGCCAGCTGGAAACCAATGGCGACGTCGAAGTTCTTTCGGCCATGATCAACGTCCTTCTGGACTTTGGTGATGATGATGGCTGGGGCGCATCCGTCGGTGGTGGTCTGGGTCTCGCCCGCATCAGCCACGATGTGGCCCTGACGCAGGACACCGCTTTCGACGATATCGACGGCACGCTGGCCTGGCAGGTCCTCGCCGAAGTTCGCAAGGCCATCAGCCCGAACCTCGACCTGGGTGTGAAGTATCGCTTCTTCAGCACCGGCGATTTCTCGTACGACGATCTGGGCCCGACCCTCGATGCAGACGGTTATCGTTCGCACTCGCTGCTGGGTAGCCTGGTGTACAACTTCGCGGCTCCGCCGCCGCCGCCTCCCCCGCCGCCTCCGCCGCCCCCGCCGCCTCCGCCGCCTCCCGCGACGCAGACGTGCCCGGACGGTTCGGTGATCCTGGCGACCGAAGCGTGCCCGGCTCCGCCGCCGCCGCCGCCGCCGCCGCCGCCGCCGCCCGTCGTGGAGCGCGGTTAA
- the grxD gene encoding Grx4 family monothiol glutaredoxin encodes MSDVKTRIDELVKANEVVLFMKGSKLFPQCGFSSRAVAILDHVGTEFETVDVLQDQEIRQGIKEYSDWPTIPQLYIKGEFVGGSDIMMEMFESGELKQMLAAE; translated from the coding sequence ATGAGTGACGTGAAAACCCGCATCGACGAATTGGTGAAGGCCAATGAGGTCGTCCTGTTCATGAAAGGCAGCAAGCTGTTCCCGCAATGCGGCTTTTCGAGCCGTGCAGTGGCGATCCTCGATCATGTCGGCACCGAGTTCGAGACGGTCGACGTGCTGCAGGACCAGGAGATCCGCCAGGGCATCAAGGAATATTCGGACTGGCCGACCATCCCCCAGCTCTACATCAAGGGTGAATTTGTCGGCGGGTCCGACATCATGATGGAAATGTTCGAAAGCGGCGAATTGAAGCAGATGCTCGCCGCCGAATAG
- a CDS encoding BlaI/MecI/CopY family transcriptional regulator — translation MDKRVSEAEWEIMEALWASRDPLTAADVAQAVPSDRQWSLATVKTMLSRLVTKGAVGHVQDGRRYLYHAAIERAATVGHESRRLVDRMFGGKLSPMIARLAAEDALTPEDVAEIEKLLQELKK, via the coding sequence ATGGACAAGCGAGTCAGCGAAGCGGAGTGGGAAATCATGGAGGCGCTATGGGCGTCGCGTGATCCGTTGACGGCGGCCGATGTGGCGCAGGCCGTCCCGTCCGACCGCCAGTGGAGCCTGGCCACCGTCAAGACCATGCTGTCGCGCCTCGTCACCAAAGGTGCGGTCGGGCATGTGCAGGACGGGCGGCGTTATCTCTATCATGCCGCGATCGAGCGGGCCGCCACGGTTGGTCATGAATCGCGCCGGCTGGTCGATCGCATGTTCGGTGGCAAATTGTCGCCGATGATCGCGCGGCTGGCCGCCGAAGACGCCCTGACACCTGAGGATGTGGCCGAAATCGAGAAGCTCTTGCAGGAGCTGAAGAAATGA
- a CDS encoding L,D-transpeptidase family protein — translation MNHSHRLFSLFAAIALPMAPAAAQDNAPQPGINLPSMAPQPTVASTLDWASDADGLAAANHLIGLLETADLEGFGEGPMLAAQARGLLQQMAAGDAAAAASADRLLTDAFLDYAEFLQSPVSSVLYGDDWARPPRMGRGVLLKNGQAVPSLEQMVKSTLRINKLYDDLKQAALSAELDDEQKAKVTASLNRVRAFPQRGRFVLVDSVTQRLWMFENGQVVDHMKVVVGDRNVAFQHTPEISSVIYYSTHNPYWHVPPHLVQKFATKIRGGDKTFLSRNKYQVVDQFGDNSTVLDASKVNWAEVEKTGDLLIRQLPSPLNSMGDIKFNFANPEGIYLHDTPTREYFEAKYDNRRDQSNGCIRLEDAFRFGRWLWNGNLPDTAEIEKHFVIPEPVPVFVTYLTANAVDGQLAFGTDIYNRDGATLAQVAARNARVANGVTATQEAPVPTMR, via the coding sequence ATGAACCATAGTCACCGCCTTTTTTCGCTCTTCGCCGCCATCGCTTTGCCGATGGCACCCGCTGCCGCGCAGGACAATGCGCCCCAGCCCGGTATCAACCTGCCATCGATGGCACCGCAGCCGACCGTGGCCTCCACGCTCGACTGGGCCAGCGACGCTGACGGATTGGCCGCCGCTAACCATTTGATTGGCCTACTGGAAACGGCCGACCTCGAAGGCTTTGGCGAAGGGCCGATGCTGGCGGCGCAGGCGCGTGGCCTGCTACAGCAAATGGCGGCTGGCGATGCCGCGGCAGCAGCTTCTGCAGACCGATTGCTGACCGATGCCTTTCTCGATTATGCGGAATTTTTGCAGTCACCTGTGTCTTCCGTGCTATACGGTGATGACTGGGCGCGACCCCCGCGGATGGGTCGCGGCGTATTGCTCAAGAATGGCCAGGCGGTGCCCTCGCTCGAGCAGATGGTGAAGAGCACGCTGCGAATCAACAAGCTTTATGATGATCTGAAGCAGGCTGCCCTGAGCGCTGAACTGGACGACGAGCAGAAGGCCAAGGTTACAGCCAGCCTCAATCGCGTGCGGGCTTTTCCGCAGCGCGGTCGCTTCGTCCTTGTCGACAGCGTGACCCAGCGGCTCTGGATGTTCGAGAACGGCCAGGTCGTCGATCATATGAAGGTCGTGGTGGGTGACCGTAACGTGGCGTTCCAGCACACACCTGAGATCAGCAGCGTGATCTATTATTCCACGCACAATCCTTACTGGCACGTGCCGCCACATCTGGTTCAGAAGTTCGCCACCAAGATCAGGGGTGGTGACAAGACCTTCCTCAGCCGTAACAAATATCAGGTGGTGGATCAGTTCGGTGACAATTCGACCGTGCTGGATGCATCGAAGGTGAATTGGGCAGAAGTGGAAAAGACTGGCGATCTTCTGATCCGCCAGTTGCCGAGCCCGCTCAATTCCATGGGCGACATCAAGTTCAACTTTGCCAACCCTGAAGGCATCTACCTGCACGATACGCCAACGCGCGAATATTTCGAGGCGAAGTATGACAACCGGCGTGATCAGAGCAACGGCTGCATCCGGCTGGAAGACGCTTTCCGCTTCGGGCGTTGGCTATGGAATGGTAATCTTCCGGATACGGCCGAGATCGAAAAGCACTTTGTCATTCCCGAGCCGGTCCCGGTCTTCGTCACCTACCTGACGGCAAATGCCGTGGATGGTCAACTGGCCTTTGGCACCGACATTTACAATCGCGACGGCGCCACGCTGGCGCAGGTCGCGGCGCGCAATGCGCGGGTCGCGAACGGTGTTACTGCCACCCAAGAGGCTCCAGTTCCCACAATGCGCTAG
- a CDS encoding DUF1476 domain-containing protein: MTDFDDRKNAFETKFARDEEMQFKVTARRNKLLGLWAAEKMGLTEVEADAYAKEVIRADFEEAGDEDVIRKLLGDLTAAGVEIDDAAIRQQIEHKDVEARRHFIESMG; the protein is encoded by the coding sequence ATGACTGATTTTGACGATCGCAAGAATGCGTTCGAGACCAAATTCGCGCGCGATGAGGAGATGCAGTTCAAGGTGACGGCGCGTCGCAACAAGCTGCTGGGCCTGTGGGCGGCCGAGAAAATGGGCCTGACCGAGGTCGAGGCTGACGCCTATGCCAAGGAAGTGATCCGGGCCGACTTTGAGGAAGCCGGCGATGAAGATGTCATCCGCAAGCTGCTCGGTGACCTGACCGCCGCGGGCGTCGAGATCGACGATGCCGCGATCCGCCAGCAGATCGAGCATAAGGACGTGGAAGCACGCCGCCACTTCATCGAGAGCATGGGCTAA
- a CDS encoding BolA/IbaG family iron-sulfur metabolism protein, translating into MPMPAEDIVAMIKAAIPDAQVEMTDLAGDNDHWAAVVTSASFAGLPRVRQHQKVYAALGGKMGGELHALQLTTKIPEGSN; encoded by the coding sequence ATGCCCATGCCCGCCGAAGATATTGTTGCCATGATCAAGGCGGCGATCCCCGATGCCCAAGTGGAGATGACCGACCTTGCCGGTGACAATGATCATTGGGCGGCGGTGGTGACTAGCGCCAGCTTTGCCGGCCTGCCGCGTGTGCGCCAGCACCAGAAGGTCTATGCCGCGCTGGGGGGCAAGATGGGGGGCGAACTGCACGCGCTGCAGCTGACCACGAAAATCCCCGAAGGAAGCAACTGA